A stretch of Tenrec ecaudatus isolate mTenEca1 chromosome 2, mTenEca1.hap1, whole genome shotgun sequence DNA encodes these proteins:
- the LOC142440369 gene encoding olfactory receptor 14C36-like — MPNSTTVSEFLLSGFSDVWELRVVHTMLFLLMYLATLTGNLLIVTVITVDQRLHTPMYFFILNLSVWDMCYISVSVPKACVIFLLNNRVISVVGCAAQIYLVQLCAYTEFLLLTIMARDRYVAICQPLHYHVIMTPRVCVQMTLGSVLSGLVYAGMHTGNTFHLSFCHSNVVPQFFCDIPSLLKLSCSDTLANEIVIFASTMIVGGGCFSFIIMSYIHIFSTVLKFPTRGERRKAFSTCVPHILIFIVFLGSGAVVYLKPTSNSPQIQDMVISVFYCIVPPFLNPVIYTLRNKQIKEAIRQVMRRTLTSFNKTLIISTHSHLHSRS, encoded by the coding sequence ATGCCTAACTCTACCACAGTGTCTGAATTTCTACTCTCAGGATTTTCTGATGTGTGGGAGTTGAGAGTCGTGCACACAATGTTATTTTTACTAATGTACTTGGCTACTCTCACAGGGAATCTTCTCATTGTCACAGTGATCACCGTTGACCAAAGACTTCATACACCCATGTATTTCTTTATTCTGAATCTCTCTGTCTGGGACATGTGTTACATTTCTGTGAGTGTACCAAAGGCATGTGTCATCTTCCTGCTAAACAACAGGGTGATTTCCGTGGTTGGATGTGCAGCTCAGATTTACCTTGTGCAGTTATGTGCTTATACTGAATTTCTGCTGCTCACCATCATGGCCcgtgaccgctatgtggccatctgccagcccctccactaccatgtgaTCATGACCCCTCGTGTCTGTGTCCAAATGACGCTGGGCTCTGTGCTCAGTGGTCTGGTCTATGCAGGTATGCACACTGGGAACacattccatttgtccttctgtcATTCTAATGTGGTACCTCAGTTTTTTTGTGATATTCCCTCCCTGCTGAAGCTCTCCTGCTCTGACACGTTAGCCAATGAAATTGTAATTTTTGCCTCTACAATGATAGTAGGTGGTGGCTGCTTTTCCTTCATCATCATGTCTTATATTCacatattttctactgtgctcAAATTTCCAACCAGAGGAGAACGAAGAAAGGCCTTTTCCACCTGTGTCCCACACATCCTCATTTTCATAGTTTTCCTTGGCTCTGGTGCTGTTGTGTATCTGAAGCCAACCTCCAACTCCCCTCAGATACAGGACATGGTCATTTCTGTGTTCTATTGTATAGTCCCTCCTTTCTTGAATCCCGTCATCTATACTCTTAGAAACAAACAGATAAAGGAGGCTATAAGGCAAGTTATGAGAAGAACACTCACTTCTTTCAATAAAACGCTCATTATATCAACACATTCCCACTTGCACAGCAGGAGCTGA